The genomic region CGTCTCTCTTAAGAATTTGTGTTAATAATATGTCTATGATGCAAAACTCATAAACTCCTCATATAGTTCGAGAGCATTCATGGTTTCAGGCTTAAGACAAATCTCCAAATCGACACTTCCATCTCCGGTACGTCCTGGATTAGCCGTCACCTTACCGTCATCCTTATTACTCGGTTACTCCGTAGCATGCATGGCCAGCTAAAACCGCTACAGCTTTACCTAACCCAAATTCGGGTCCATACATCTCGAACTTTGTCGAACCACGAATGAATACCCTATGAGGTCTGTCATTAAGCAAGCGTGGACCGGGTTGGACGAAGCGAGGATGGTCTTCTTCTTGTTTGGCGATTTCTCGAATAGTTCTTCATCTTGGATTTTTAACGATCGTGTTAAATATCGCTCGTTGAcacttttactaattatcgtcgactaTTAACATATTTTTTCCAATATTGCCCCCATTAACTCTTGGGATGGAGTCATGGAGTACTTTATAGTCTTCCTATTACGTTTTATTTAACGGAAGTGTTGCTTGGGTGTCACGCAAATCTTCATAAGAGAGTATTCCTATTAGACTAGTGGGGACTAATTATTACAGTACCATgcattattgttactattattatatactccctcGCTTGGTCGTTCCGATCAtttatttgcttttatttttgacacaaatattaaaaaaatgaataaaaCACCCTAAAATTAAAATGGTAAACAAATAATCGGGACAAAGAGAGTATTCCCACCCATCAGAGTGGTTGAGAGGGAGTATTATATAGGAGTATTAATTATACTATTACTATTTACAACAAGTTTCATTGAGGACAGACATATCTGTCACAAGTTAAAGACGTACGGGCCAAATAATATCCAAGtgagtagataagacaaaagcagaatgtcatttgtcttatctacccaacCGGGTATTACTTGAGACCCGTCTCCAGCTTGTGACAGATATGTTATTAATATTCCCTCCTAGTCTGAGTGTTGGTTCCTCTTTCCATTTCCATGCTAGTCGGTGTTAGTGACTTGGttcttctttccttttttggtaagttttgtgtggtccaaattcaattccatgtggggtagggtgttttgtgtggtccaaattcatttccttaattttgatGCCAAAAGAAAGGGAACCAACACTCAGACTAAGAGGGAGTATTGTTTAATTTACAAAAATATTCTTGGTGTTATTCTTTCCTTAATTACCATATTTAGAGAATTAATGGTGTTATTCTTCCCTTAATTAGCTAAAAAAaccattaattaaatataaatattaaaTATGGAATCCTACGTTTAACACTTTCTATGAGATAATAAATATAGAGGAGTACGGAGCACATATTCCATAAATTAatccaaataaaataaaaaagacgTAAGGAAATTCCATAAAATACAAGCCCATATTCCATAAAATAGCCGTTATCATGTGTATATATACACCAGACAGATGCACCTTTTATGTTATATATCAAACTCTTTTAAGCTAGCAAGGGAGAAGTAATTTGGACGAGGTAGTACGACGAGTTCCCGACTGACCACATACACAAAGATTGCCGGTTAGTATTAAACCTTTCTTTTAATTACACATAACTATTTCGTATTTTTATAGTATAGCAGTTTCACATAAACGTTGTTGCAAAATCACGTTCTTTTTAATCGTGACTGCCCATATAACTACAACTATTCTTAGACTTACTAGTATTGCAACTGACATTTCCTTGCAATATAACTGCAGTGTAATGAAGCAAGGTTAGTTGACATTAGACTTATTAGTATTGCAATTTCCTCGAAATATAACTGCACTGTAATGGTGTGAACTTGGATAAAGATCAAATCGCGTGAAAATTGTACCCATTATAACATGAGATTACTCCGACTTTGGGTGTATCCGGTTTACACTAAAATAAGTCCAATGTTTTTGCAAAACACCAATAATTAGCACTTACAGATTGAAGTTTGTCTATGTTTTGCAGAACACCAATAATTAACCAACCTGTTACATTGAAATCAACCAAGAATTATTATCAGAGAGCAACACTGAATTATAATGGGTTGCTAACTTGGTACTCCTACTCAAGAGCTTCAACTGGAGGCTCAGGAACCGGCTGGTCTGAGATTCATGGGCGCTGATAAGAAATTCACAGCTGAAGTGAATGCCATTGGTCTTACACATCACAAGAATTTAGTTCGGTTTTTAGGATACTGCAAGGAAGAAGATAAGCGTTTGCTGGTATATGAGTACATGCCCAATGGTACGGTTGCTGATTATCTTTTCTGTGATTCAAGGCCAAGCTGGCTAACCCGTATCCACATTGCCCAAGGAGTTGCTAGAGGGCTCCTGTATTTGCATGAAGAGTGTACCACTCAGATCATCCATTGTGATATTAAGCCACAGAACATACTTGTTGACAACCATTACAATGCTCGAATCTCTGATTTCGGGTTAGCTAAGCTTCTGGTTTTGAATCAAAGCCAGACTAACACAGCAGTCCGAGGGACCAAAGGATATGTTGCTCCTGAATGGTTCAAGAACAAGCCGGTGTCCATGAAAGTTGATGTGTACAGTTTCGGGGTTCTGCTGTTAGAAATCGTGAAGTCAAGAAATAGCTGGAGACCAGTGCTGAAGTTGTTGCTAGCACAAGAATTATCGTTGTAGGTAATTTTTTTCTGCCCTATTCAATCCATTGAATTGTGTACATATTCCATTTCGTATAATTCCATTTGATTTTTATACATTTTCTATTTCACTCACCATTTTAGGAGGCAAATCTTTAATTCagtttttgcacttaaatccggGATTCTAATTTTTCGGATTAAATGTTGTTTTATCGGAGAGAAATAAGCGAGGCCCAGGAACTGACCAGTGACCACGGCTGCGCTTAGTCTGGTGGCCAAATGTGCAGAAAATGTAGCAGGGCTGTTTAGTATTTAAACTCTCAAGTTCTTGAATTTTTAGGCGATTTATAGAACTAAGAGGCATCAAAAGGCTAGAATGTGAAGTTAGATTTAGAGGATGGGAAGTGGAGATGGCCAAACAGGTAGTATAGTCTCGAATGAATGGATGTCGGGAAAAAAGTCTTGGTAGCTTTCAGGTAATTTAGAGACTACCTCTATCTCCCTTGTCCTTAGGTTGCACAAAATAATCCAATGTGGAGAGATGGTATAGATAATATCCGGATTAGTTGGATGGAAGCTGATCGGTTTTCCCGCATGTCTGTCTCGATCAATAAGGCTAACAAGGCGACGATTACAAGGGATCCAATCTTGCACCTTGATACTATGTTGTAAGGACCAACTGCCTGTTTTAAAGTCTTCAAGGGCCCAAACTCTGTATGTTCCTTCAGACTCATCACTTAGACACATATACAACCGCTTGTGGAACACGCCAAAGGTTGACAACTGCAACTCCATGTCGGAAATAGGTAAAGGGAGAGAATCACACTTAATAACATCATTGCCATCAACAAATGGATCAAAGGAAATTATGCACTCGTCACAGCGGAAGTAGTATTTTCTTTCAATTATAAAGTAAGAACACATGTGTGCAGGTCGGCAGCTCAAAGGTAATGACAAGACTACAGAGCGCCACATGCCTCCGGTATGAGGTGAGAGAAGGAATCCAGAGAACTCGGTGACATTACCGAACGTTTGTAGGATAACAACGACACAAGCAGAATAAGCATCGTCGATGGTTAAATTTCCTGTGTGACTCCTAGAGTAGTATGGATCGCAAACAAATCCAATATGTATAGCTGGTCTTGGAAGATATAGGGTAGGGATAACAAATCCATAAAGTCTAGCTCGACTTTTAAGATCTAGGGTAGGGAGCTCAACCCATTGCTTAGTTTCAACATTGCCAATGTAGAGCTCCATCGTCTGATACATGAAACAATATTCGTCTTTACTGTACAGCAACAAGTCATTACATGATCCAACAACCGTAATATTATGTGGTAGACTATATGATAACCTCGGGAGAGAAGACACGGACACGTTTCTGGGATTGTATATGGGATCGTTGAAACGAATCATCAACCCTTTCCAAATATCTTTGTTAGGATATATTTCGATTGCAGAAAAACGGTCGTCTGACTTACGGACCACTAGACCAAATGTTCCATCATTTTTCATTTTCATCTTTTCAGAAAAGCCATTTATATAAGAATAAGGAGCACAATAGTTTTTACCGACTTTATCATCAACAAATCGTGTAATAAAGAATGGACGGGAGACCAGTGAAGCCCAACGCTTGCAGACGGCCTTGCAGGTTACAACATTCTTGTGATCCGGGAGTCGACATAAAATTTCCACCAACAACTCATCTACCAAATAATCCAATAGGAGTATGTTTTTGCGTTTCGATGGTACTTCTTCATTAACCATTGTTGCTCCTAATAATTTCAACACCTAAATTAACTTTATAGGAAAACATACATAGCATCCTCACATCATACAAAATCAGAAATCTAGCTAATAGCACTAATAGCTTCACAATATAAAGTCAGCTTAATAATTGTTATGGTATAAAATCGATCTTGGGCTTCGAACCATATGCTTAAGCTTTTGGTTCGGATAGCTTCTTGACATGGTGTCAGAGTCGGTGTGACCAAAAGGTCACTGGTTCGAATCTCACCCCCTCAATTTTAAAGTGGAATATTCACGTGGCTAGGAGTGGTCTGTAGTTGCTTCACACTTCAAGCCCAATAGGTATTTGTGTGAGGGGGCGTGTTATAGTATAAAATAAAGGTCATTGGTTCGAATCTCCCCCCCCCCTCAATTTTAAAGTGGAATATTCACGTGGCTAGGAGTGGTCTGTAGTTGCTTCACACTTCAAGCCCAATGGGTATTTGTGTGAGGGGGCGTGTTATAGTATAAATCGATCTTGAGCATCAAACCATAAGCTTAGGGCTGAGATGTAACTAGAGACTTCCACATACCTGATGCTTAATATTCCACTTTAGAAATTTGAGGCGGTTAAATTTGAACCCGTAACCTTTTAATCACAATACCATGTTAAAAAACTACCTCAACCAAAAGCTTATTCAAGGCAGAAATTTTTAAAACTGCCAAACAAAATAAGATGGCAATTATCAAGATCAAGTTAATGGTTCAACGAGGTAAGGATCATGTTACCTTTAACGAACCCGAGCGTAGATGAATAACGAACCCGAGCGTAGATGCAGTGGCGTCTAATACCCTGGGCGATCACGGGCGGCGGAACCGGGACTCCAGTTTTGGCCACCGAATTTATAAGCTTTACCAATAAAATTCAGTACAAACCTTGACGTGTACTGCACCGGATGAATAAGGGTATTGTTTAGATGGCAAGATCAATTTattgaatttaatttaattataataGTAATTGCGAATTTGCAATACTTCGAGCATGATTGATTATGTTGAAGATATGCATCGTATATTAGTATATATAGAGATATATTAGGAAAGTTTAAAGTTAAAGGGTGTTATTATGAGTTTAAAGTTTTTAAATTAGGAAATCAAGGTTACAATTAGATTAGGAAttaggaaataataataataattcattgGAAAAATATATGGTACGACTATTGACGAATCAAGGTTAGGAAATCGGTTTCCAAATATTTGGATtttaggtatatatatatatactccataCCGAAAATTCTTACGTTCTCCCAAAGGACGTCCTCCCTACATCCAAGGAAGATGACAAAAATGGGAATTAAATATTGTAAAATCTTCCTTTGGGTGTAAGGAGGACGTCCTCCAGGAGAACGCAAGAATTTCTCTACTCCACACATACTAGAGTTGATTGATGTAAATTAGATTTCGCGCAATCAATGCGTGGTATtgatagagtttttatttttttattacttagtcatgctaaattaacaccccattaatttttcatatttctcgtcattatattttgatatgagaaaaaaaaaattgtaaaattattcaagaatACTAGGTAAAATTGGACTGTAAAATAATAGTGTaatctcattaattgttcattttttcTGAAAACTAATCCAGAGATTTGAGTAATATGGCTATATGAATAGTATGAGTCAAGTTATTCTCAAATAATagtatcaataaaagatttaatagtggtagttttattttatttatactttaactaaaatattaattatagtttaatgtttagtgaaaattatatacactactacagatacaggctataacaacggttaaaaaccgttgttatatataaaagcggacgttgttaaagcgtccgttgtaaaaggtttccAAATATTCGGGATATATATAAAACAAAAATTCTTGTGTCCCGGAGGACCGTCTTCTTACACTTAAagttaattcaccaaataaaatattataataatctcctatttactaaatgaataggtgaactcggaaattttccctccaaaaagcatctttttaaataaggaagctaTTGACTAataaatgtaattaataattaaaaaatgtaatttcattatataattttttcattaaagttaatcttttcttcaaattatataattttcactaaacactaaactataatattttatttaaattataaataatataaaattttaaactattaaatcttttattaatgctattatttgagaatgacttgactcatactattcatgctatgtataaacaaaaatataaatcgtttgattacttttataacaaaaaaaattgagagaatttataaattggaatcactAACTTCGTGGTATAAAAAATActttaaaaaaaatacatttcagcacattactcaattctcttgaattaatttatagttttttttatttttattttgctcgaaataaaatacaataacgagaaaaataaacaattaatgAGACGATACCACTATTATTTCACAATTTAATTTCACTCAGTCTTCCGGGTtacaattcaatttttttttctcatatcaaaacaTAATGAcgtaaaaaatgaaaaattaatagggtgttaatttagcatgattaagtaatacaaaaataaaaactctaaaAATACCGCACATTCATTGCGCGAGATCTAAATTAGATCTATATAAAATTGGTAAATGTGAATAgtaaagattttttttttctcttaaacAAGT from Silene latifolia isolate original U9 population chromosome 3, ASM4854445v1, whole genome shotgun sequence harbors:
- the LOC141649941 gene encoding G-type lectin S-receptor-like serine/threonine-protein kinase LECRK1; translation: MGADKKFTAEVNAIGLTHHKNLVRFLGYCKEEDKRLLVYEYMPNGTVADYLFCDSRPSWLTRIHIAQGVARGLLYLHEECTTQIIHCDIKPQNILVDNHYNARISDFGLAKLLVLNQSQTNTAVRGTKGYVAPEWFKNKPVSMKVDVYSFGVLLLEIVKSRNSWRPVLKLLLAQELSL
- the LOC141646450 gene encoding uncharacterized protein LOC141646450 produces the protein MVNEEVPSKRKNILLLDYLVDELLVEILCRLPDHKNVVTCKAVCKRWASLVSRPFFITRFVDDKVGKNYCAPYSYINGFSEKMKMKNDGTFGLVVRKSDDRFSAIEIYPNKDIWKGLMIRFNDPIYNPRNVSVSSLPRLSYSLPHNITVVGSCNDLLLYSKDEYCFMYQTMELYIGNVETKQWVELPTLDLKSRARLYGFVIPTLYLPRPAIHIGFVCDPYYSRSHTGNLTIDDAYSACVVVILQTFGNVTEFSGFLLSPHTGGMWRSVVLSLPLSCRPAHMCSYFIIERKYYFRCDECIISFDPFVDGNDVIKCDSLPLPISDMELQLSTFGVFHKRLYMCLSDESEGTYRVWALEDFKTGSWSLQHSIKVQDWIPCNRRLVSLIDRDRHAGKPISFHPTNPDIIYTISPHWIILCNLRTREIEVVSKLPESYQDFFPDIHSFETILPVWPSPLPIL